In the genome of Kwoniella shivajii chromosome 5, complete sequence, one region contains:
- a CDS encoding threonine synthase: MTQPEMRYFSTRGGSETLSFEDAVLTGLAPNGGLYIPTHIPSLPEDWQTKWASLSFPELSKEILSLFIPTSVIPSTDLKEIINTAYSSFRDPSTTPLRQTGEKEWVMELWHGPTWAFKDVALQFLGELFRYFLERRNGVLEKDGKEEREQLTVVGATSGDTGSAAIYGLRSKPSITIFILYPDGRVSPIQEAQMATVPDENVYCVAVQDSDFDTCQSIVKTLFSDKEFNSAHRLGAINSINWARILAQIVYYFSAYFQLPKEAREQGSRIQFSVPTGNFGDILAGWFAKKLGLPMDHLVVATNENDILERFFRTGRYEAEEVDDIKDQNQDQAPETAAVNGSSDGQQATPSSASSVKATHSPAMDILLSSNFERLLYYLALETNESTGSEEENRAKAQDKLNGWMSELKKNGKVDLGEKVKQAAGNDFWSERVSDDQTLAEIRKYYKLSQYGPYVVDPHTAVGLAATERSQKKAPNSYWITLSTAHPAKFSSAVELALNSEQFPDFNFRSTVLPEELKKLESLEKRVHKVKGEEGVRALIERVKKGEKVVPGEGKGSI; encoded by the exons ATGACACAACCTGAAATGAGATATTTCTCCACTCGAGGTGGTAGTGAGACACTTTCTTTCGAAGAT GCCGTCTTGACTGGATTAGCGCCAAATGGAGG TCTTTACATCCCTACAcatataccttctttacctgagGATTGGCAAACCAAATGGGCATCATTATCGTTCCCCGAATTATCTAAAgagatattatcattattcatCCCAACATCCGTCATACCTTCAACAGACTTGAAAGAAATTATCAATACAGCATATTCGTCGTTCCGAGATCCATCAACAACCCCTCTGAGACAAACAGgggagaaagaatgggtaaTGGAATTATGGCATGGTCCAACATGGGCTTTTAAAGATGTAGCTCTACAATTCTTGGGAGAGTTGTTTAGGTATTtcttggaaagaaggaatggcgttttggaaaaagatggaaaagaggaaagagaacAATTGACTGTTGTAGGTGCTACTAGTGGTGATACTGGATC AGCCGCTATCTATGGTCTTCGGTCAAAACCTTCAATCACAATATTCATCCTCTATCCTGACGGAAGAGTTTCACCCATTCAAGAAGCCCAAATGGCCACGGTCCCAGATGAGAATGTCTATTGCGTTGCAGTTCAAGATTCAGATTTCGATACTTGTCAATCTATAGTGAAAACTTTATTCTCTGATAAAGAATTCAATTCAGCGCATAGATTGGGTGCTATCAACTCGATCAATTGGGCAAGAATATTAGCTCAGATAGTGTATTACTTTTCTGCTTATTTCCAATTACCgaaagaagcaagagaacAAGGATCAAGAATCCAATTCTCAGTGCCAACTGGTAATTTCGGTGATATATTGGCAGGTTGGTTCGCTAAGAAATTAGGTTTACCAATGGATCATTTAGTCGTTGCCAcaaatgaaaatgatattttAGAAAGATTCTTCAGAACAGGTAGATacgaagctgaagaagtcgatgatatcaaagatcaaaatcaagatcaagctcCTGAAACAGCTGCTGTAAACGGTTCTTCAGATGGTCAACAAGctactccatcttctgcaAGTTCAGTCAAAGCCACTCATTCACCAGCAATGGATATCCTCTTATCAAGTAACTTTGAAAGACTACTATATTACCTTGCTTTGGAAACGAACGAATCTACAGGAAGCGAAGAGGAGAATAGAGCAAAAGCTCAGGATAAGttgaatggatggatgagtgaattgaaaaagaatggaaaagtCGATTTGGGTGAAAAAGTTAAACAAGCTGCCGGAAATGATTTCTGGTCGGAAAGAGTTTCCGATGATCAG ACTCTCGCTGAAATCAGAAAATACTACAAACTCTCACAATACGGTCCTTATGTCGTTGATCCTCATACCGCTGTCGGTTTAGCAGCTACTGAGCGATCTCAGAAGAAGGC CCCCAACTCATACTGGATAACACTTTCAACAGCACACCCGGCTAAATTCTCCTCTGCAGTAGAACTCGCACTCAATTCCGAACAATTCCCagacttcaacttcagatCAACAGTTCTACCtgaggaattgaagaagcttGAAAGTCTCGAAAAGAGAGTACATAAAGTTAAGGGTGAAGAAGGCGTAAGAGCATTGATCGAACGAGTcaaaaaaggtgaaaaggtcGTCCCTGGAGAAGGCAAGGGATCTATCTAA